The following proteins are encoded in a genomic region of Arachis stenosperma cultivar V10309 chromosome 4, arast.V10309.gnm1.PFL2, whole genome shotgun sequence:
- the LOC130974901 gene encoding uncharacterized protein LOC130974901, whose product MDDRVRLKVYYDGQILLQTSEGVKFVCQNPLDIIIPFTLSFEELKGIICEKIDSQTTRIVSCILYRYPISVFGGFVQFQTKYVTDEASMQEMFSVYLGSRSRISFIELYIEFEQSAADRDIELQDYNSDSEEEFESNYVVVDPGVDEDQADDAMVADVEDVANALANQEPFVEPSFMRSLDLDAMHAPEFPQYVNAAELPLLPDGEFSVGMEFSSREAVIKAMKDYTIRRGVDYRVHESEPTTFYAKCTQYNAGCDWLIRVSKMSRKFCWEIRRYNGCHTCTRATISQDHSKLDSNTVAEAIKPLVEVDPSIRVKSVIAEVQSKFNYTISYRKAWLAKQKAVESIFGGWEASYEALPIWFEAMCHKEPSAVVHFQTMPAYQGDDLVPNIRVLHRVFWSYYPCIRAFRHCKPIVQVDGTHLYGKYKGCLLVAVSQDGNNNIVPIAFAIVEGETSDAWHFFLSNLRQHVVRRDGVGLISDRHDSIRSAVDRSDGAWSPPRAFHMFCIRHIESNFLRKFKAPYLQKLIVNIGYSRTIREYETRYQRLRERGEAYTNWLDRIPREQYALAFDGGYRWGHMTTNLVECINSVLKGARNLPVTALVKATFYRLNELFTRKRAEAEARINAGHVFSELVTSKLQANQRAAGNIQVSCFDRQNEVFEVRECPSGVEYAVDLRQQRCDCGEFQVDRLPCRHVFACCANQRLDWQLYVHDVYKMDQVRRVYRARFKPLGNPTTWPVYHGPRFVGNPFLRRVSKGRPRMTRFLNEMDTRMLRRPRRCKQCGAEGHSRSRCRQGGGENNPGAN is encoded by the exons ATGGATGATAGAGTAAGATTAAAAGTGTATTATGATGGTcaaattttgttacaaacatCAGAAGGAGTGAAATTTGTGTGTCAAAATCcattagatattattattccGTTTACACTGTCATTTGAAGAATTAAAAGGTATCATTTGTGAGAAGATAGATTCTCAAACAACAAGGATAGTATCGTGTATTCTGTACAGATATCCCATATCTGTATTTGGTGGGTTCGTGCAATTTCAAACGAAATACGTGACAGACGAAGCGAGCATGCAAGAAATGTTTTCAGTGTATCTCGGAAGTCGGTCGCGAATATCGTTTATCGAACTGTATATTGAGTTCGAGCAATCTGCAGCAGACCGAGATATTGAATTGCAGGATTACAACAGTGATAGTGAAGAAGAGTTCGAAAGTAACTACGTGGTCGTTGATCCGGGTGTAGACGAAGATCAAGCTGACGATGCTATGGTGGCAGACGTGGAGGATGTGGCAAATGCACTAGCAAATCAGGAGCCGTTTGTGGAGCCGAGTTTCATGCGGTCATTGGATTTGGATGCCATGCATgcaccggagtttcctcaataTGTAAATGCAG CAGAGCTTCCCCTTCTGCCGGATGGTGAATTTAGTGTGGGAATGGAATTCAGTTCTAGGGAGGCAGTAATTAAGGCGATGAAAGATTATACAATCCGCAGAGGTGTAGATTATCGGGTGCATGAGTCAGAACCCACGACATTTTATGCTAAATGCACCCAGTATAATGCAGGATGTGATTGGCTGATCAGGGTGAGCAAGATGTCCAGAAAGTTCTGTTGGGAGATAAGGAGGTACAACGGTTGTCACACCTGTACTAGGGCCACCATTTCTCAAGATCATTCGAAGCTGGATTCCAACACAGTTGCAGAAGCAATAAAGCCATTGGTAGAAGTTGACCCGTCTATTAGGGTGAAATCAGTGATTGCGGAAGTACAGTCAAAGTTTAACTACACCATTAGTTATCGCAAAGCATGGTTGGCAAAGCAAAAGGCAGTGGAGTCAATTTTCGGAGGATGGGAAGCTTCGTACGAAGCCTTGCCGATATGGTTTGAGGCTATGTGTCACAAGGAGCCATCCGCAGTTGTTCATTTCCAAACAATGCCTGCGTATCAGGGAGATGACTTAGTTCCTAATATTCGTGTACTTCACCGAGTCTTCTGGAGTTATTACCCTTGTATTAGAGCCTTCAGACATTGCAAGCCAATAGTGCAGGTAGACGGAACTCATTTGTATGGAAAATACAAGGGTTGTTTGTTGGTTGCAGTATCACAGGATGGCAACAACAATATCGTGCCGATTGCATTCGCGATAGTTGAGGGAGAGACATCTGATGCCTGGCACTTTTTCCTGAGTAACTTGCGACAGCATGTTGTGAGACGTGACGGGGTGGGCCTTATTTCCGATCGGCACGATTCTATTAGGTCTGCTGTTGATCGTAGTGACGGAGCGTGGTCTCCTCCCAGAGCATTCCATATGTTCTGCATCAGACATATAGAGTCCAACTTTCTGAGAAAATTCAAGGCTCCGTATTTGCAGAAGCTTATCGTCAATATAG GTTACTCGCGAACAATTCGCGAGTACGAGACGCGTTATCAGCGTTTGCGCGAGCGGGGTGAGGCTTATACCAACTGGTTGGATCGCATTCCGCGTGAGCAGTATGCTTTAGCTTTTGATGGGGGATATCGATGGGGTCATATGACAACCAATCTTGTGGAATGCATCAACTCCGTACTGAAAGGGGCTCGCAATCTTCCAGTCACTGCACTTGTGAAGGCAACGTTTTACAGGCTTAATGAATTGTTCACCCGGAAAAGAGCCGAGGCTGAGGCTAGAATTAATGCAGGACATGTGTTCTCTGAGCTTGTAACCTCCAAACTGCAAGCAAATCAGCGGGCAGCTGGTAACATTCAAGTTAGTTGCTTTGACCGCCAAAATGAGGTATTCGAAGTGCGTGAGTGTCCTAGTGGTGTGGAATATGCAGTGGATCTCCGTCAACAAAGGTGTGACTGTGGTGAGTTCCAAGTTGACCGGCTTCCGTGTCGACATGTGTTTGCTTGTTGTGCAAACCAACGTCTGGATTGGCAACTGTATGTACATGATGTTTACAAGATGGACCAGGTTCGACGAGTATACAGGGCTAGGTTTAAGCCACTCGGAAATCCAACAACATGGCCTGTTTATCATGGACCTCGATTCGTTGGTAATCCATTCCTTAGACGGGTATCCAAAGGTCGGCCAAGGATGACTCGTttcttgaatgagatggacacTCGGATGTTGCGTCGTCCTAGGAGATGTAAGCAATGCGGGGCCGAGGGCCACAGCCGTAGTAGATGTCGTCAAGGTGGTGGTGAAAATAATCCGGGTGCGAATTAG
- the LOC130973375 gene encoding glucan endo-1,3-beta-glucosidase-like, producing the protein MLLPLLLHLLLLPFLFFTPSYSATTATIGVNYGTVADNLPPPTTVATFLRSQTTINRIKIFDTNPDILRAFASTGISITVTVGNGDIPNLSKLPAAQSWVSTNILPFHPKTAINRIAVGNEILATSDKDLIAHTVPAMKALHQALTLANITTVQVSTPHSLGILTSSEPPSSGQFRPGYDKAIFAPMLDFLRQTKSPFLVNPYPFFGIDPNRPDSLNWALFKPNGGVLDSVTGLNYTNMFDAQMDAVFSAMKKLGYDDVELVVAETGWPSAGDPGQPGVGLDNAASYNGNLIRHVNSGKGTPLMPNRTFETFVFSLFNENLKPTISEQNYGLFKPDLKPVYEVGLLTHREAMGPTAAQGPSSSGSGVGSSSKKWCVPKTNASEKQLQANIDFACSSGIDCGPIKDGGPCFKPNTVRSHAAYAMNAYFQASGRHAFDCDFGNTGVIAYTDPSYDTCTYPYATTATTTAAAEGPAAGLKARKSDSGDSIKLGVSILINHVISYFICILFYFVF; encoded by the exons ATGTTATTACCACTACTGTTACACCTTCTACTACTCCccttcctcttcttcactcCCTCTTACTCCGCCACCACCGCCACCATCGGCGTCAACTACGGTACCGTCGCCGACAACCTCCCTCCCCCCACCACCGTAGCCACCTTCCTCAGATCCCAAACCACAATCAACCGCATCAAAATCTTCGACACCAACCCGGACATCCTCCGCGCCTTCGCCAGCACCGGAATCTCCATAACCGTCACAGTTGGAAATGGCGACATCCCCAACCTCTCGAAGCTCCCAGCAGCACAGTCATGGGTCTCAACCAACATCCTCCCCTTCCACCCAAAAACCGCCATCAACCGCATCGCCGTCGGCAACGAAATCCTCGCCACCTCCGACAAGGACCTCATCGCACACACCGTTCCTGCCATGAAAGCCCTCCACCAAGCGTTAACCCTCGCAAACATCACAACCGTCCAAGTCTCCACACCACACTCCCTCGGAATCTTAACCTCATCGGAGCCTCCCAGTTCGGGTCAGTTCCGACCCGGTTACGACAAAGCAATCTTCGCGCCAATGCTCGACTTCCTCCGCCAGACGAAATCACCATTCCTTGTCAACCCATACCCGTTCTTCGGAATCGATCCGAACCGACCAGATAGCTTGAACTGGGCTCTGTTCAAACCAAACGGTGGCGTTTTGGATTCCGTAACCGGTTTGAACTACACGAACATGTTTGACGCTCAGATGGACGCGGTTTTCTCTGCGATGAAGAAGTTGGGATATGATGACGTGGAGCTTGTGGTGGCGGAAACGGGTTGGCCCTCAGCGGGTGATCCGGGTCAACCCGGTGTTGGTTTAGACAATGCCGCGTCGTATAACGGGAATCTCATTAGGCATGTTAATTCTGGCAAGGGTACTCCCCTTATGCCTAATAGGACATTCGAGACTTTTGTATTCTCTTTGTTCAATGAAAACCTTAAGCCTACAATTTCGGAGCAGAATTACGGGTTGTTTAAACCCGATTTGAAACCCGTTTATGAGGTTGGCCTTTTGACCCACCGAGAG GCAATGGGACCCACAGCGGCACAAGGACCTTCATCATCGGGTTCTGGTGTAGGTTCGAGCTCAAAGAAGTGGTGCGTGCCGAAAACAAACGCGAGCGAGAAACAGTTACAGGCCAATATTGACTTTGCTTGTAGCAGTGGAATAGATTGTGGGCCCATAAAGGATGGTGGGCCTTGCTTCAAGCCCAATACGGTGAGGTCACATGCCGCATATGCCATGAACGCTTACTTCCAGGCATCTGGTCGCCACGCTTTTGACTGTGATTTTGGCAACACTGGAGTTATTGCTTACACCGACCCTA GTTATGACACTTGTACATATCCGTATGCAACTACTGCCACCACTACTGCGGCGGCTGAAGGACCAGCTGCGGGGTTAAAGGCGAGAAAGTCCGATTCTGGTGACTCAATTAAACTTGGCGTTTCAATACTAATTAATCATGTGATTTCTTATTTCATAtgtatactattttattttgttttctga